In Malus sylvestris chromosome 15, drMalSylv7.2, whole genome shotgun sequence, a single genomic region encodes these proteins:
- the LOC126601195 gene encoding cytochrome P450 81Q32-like, with protein sequence MEEQSPFFWYTTSALIAIFLTFLLTKIKPKPKFTNPPPSPPSIPIIGHLHLLKHPVHRTLQSLSSNLGKIILLQWGSRAVLLVSSPSAAEECYTKHDVAFANRPSLLAGKHFHYNFTTVAAAPYGDHWRNLRRIMTLEIFSSSRLAAFSSVRQGEVRLLLTQIMKRSKVELKSKFTELAFNVMTMTVVGKRYFGEDVAEDEEAKNFREVMREAVHLSAATNLGDFFPVLQWTDATGLEKKMVRLMKTMDGFLQSLIEERRGILAAGFESNGQEVKKLMIDNFLALQQTEPQLYTDEIVKGIILVLLVAGTDTTSTALQWAMALLLNHPDAMEKLRAEIDTKIGPDHRVLKEQDLPNLSYLQNVINETHRLYPSFPILVPHENSEDCVVGGFDVPRHTMLMINAWAIHRNPEIWEDPEKFKPERFEGWSGEGSEGYKLIPFGAGRRGCPGAGLANRLIGLALGSLVQSFEWERIGEEEVDMSEGLGLTMPRVKPLEAICKPRPIMLSST encoded by the exons aTGGAAGAACAGTCGCCCTTCTTCTGGTATACTACTTCAGCTCTCATCGCCATCTTCCTCACATTTCTGCTcaccaaaattaaaccaaaacccaaatttacaaATCCACCCCCTTCCCCGCCATCTATTCCAATCATCGGCCACCTCCACCTCCTCAAACATCCAGTCCACCGAACCCTCCAATCCCTTTCTTCAAACTTGGGTAAAATCATCCTCCTCCAATGGGGTTCCCGCGCAGTCCTCCTGGTTTCCTCCCCTTCTGCCGCCGAAGAATGCTACACCAAGCACGACGTCGCCTTTGCCAACCGCCCAAGCCTGCTCGCCGGAAAACACTTCCACTACAACTTCACAACCGTCGCGGCGGCTCCCTACGGCGACCACTGGCGTAACCTCCGCCGCATCATGACTCTCGAGATTTTTTCCTCCTCCCGCCTCGCCGCGTTTTCCAGCGTCCGGCAAGGGGAAGTCCGTCTGTTACTGACCCAGATCATGAAAAGGTCAAAGGTCGAGCTCAAGTCCAAATTCACGGAGCTTGCGTTCAACGTGATGACGATGACGGTGGTGGGGAAGCGGTACTTTGGCGAAGACGTGGCAGAGGACGAGGAGGCAAAGAATTTCCGGGAGGTGATGAGGGAGGCGGTGCACTTATCGGCGGCGACTAATTTGGGAGATTTTTTTCCGGTTTTGCAGTGGACGGATGCGACGGGGTTGGAGAAGAAGATGGTGAGGCTAATGAAAACGATGGACGGCTTCTTGCAGAGTTTGATTGAGGAGCGCCGTGGGATTTTGGCGGCGGGTTTTGAATCGAACGGCCAAGAGGTGAAGAAATTGATGATCGACAACTTTTTGGCGCTACAACAAACAGAGCCTCAATTATACACCGACGAAATCGTCAAGGGAATCATTTTG GTGTTGCTGGTAGCTGGGACAGACACAACGTCAACAGCCCTACAATGGGCAATGGCGCTCTTGCTAAACCATCCGGATGCAATGGAGAAATTAAGAGCCGAGATAGACACCAAGATTGGACCAGATCATCGTGTGTTGAAAGAGCAAGACTTGCCAAACCTGAGCTACTTACAAAATGTGATCAACGAAACGCATCGTTTGTACCCTTCATTTCCAATTCTAGTGCCTCATGAAAACTCAGAGGACTGCGTGGTAGGGGGATTCGACGTCCCACGTCACACAATGCTGATGATCAATGCGTGGGCTATCCACAGGAACCCTGAGATATGGGAGGACCCCGAAAAGTTTAAGCCGGAAAGGTTTGAAGGGTGGAGCGGTGAGGGATCCGAAGGGTATAAGCTGATTCCATTTGGGGCTGGAAGGCGAGGGTGTCCTGGGGCCGGCCTAGCGAACCGGTTGATTGGGTTGGCGCTGGGAAGCTTGGTTCAGTCGTTTGAGTGGGAGAGGATCGGTGAAGAGGAGGTGGACATGAGTGAGGGCTTGGGGCTTACGATGCCAAGGGTGAAGCCCTTGGAGGCTATTTGCAAACCACGCCCGATCATGCTATCTTCCACGTAA